In Streptomyces chartreusis NRRL 3882, the following are encoded in one genomic region:
- a CDS encoding NUDIX hydrolase, with protein MSAEAAGAGQDTYEGGLRKVARVVLLDPQDRILLLHGHEPDDPADDWWFTPGGGVEGEETREEAALRELAEETGITEVELGPVLWRRMCSFPFAGRRWDQDEWYFLARTDRTAIEALGLTELERRSVAGARWWTCPELCRAHETVYPTRLAGLLRTLLDEGPPARPVILDPEIV; from the coding sequence GTGTCCGCTGAGGCCGCGGGGGCGGGCCAGGACACCTACGAGGGCGGGCTGCGCAAGGTGGCCCGGGTCGTGCTGCTCGACCCGCAGGACCGCATCCTGCTGCTGCACGGGCACGAGCCGGACGATCCGGCCGACGACTGGTGGTTCACCCCCGGCGGCGGTGTGGAGGGCGAGGAGACCCGTGAAGAGGCCGCCCTGCGGGAACTCGCGGAGGAGACGGGCATCACCGAGGTCGAACTCGGCCCGGTGCTGTGGCGGCGGATGTGCTCCTTCCCGTTCGCGGGCCGCCGCTGGGACCAGGACGAGTGGTACTTCCTGGCTCGGACGGACCGTACGGCCATCGAGGCCTTGGGGCTGACCGAGTTGGAGCGGCGCAGTGTCGCCGGAGCGCGCTGGTGGACGTGTCCGGAACTTTGCCGGGCACATGAGACGGTGTATCCGACCAGACTCGCCGGGCTGCTGCGCACGCTGCTCGACGAAGGTCCCCCGGCCAGGCCCGTGATCCTTGACCCGGAAATCGTCTAG
- a CDS encoding YraN family protein: MIVGAGGGADMNARSAMGRYGETLAARRLAETGLTVLERNWRSGRAGEIDIVARDGDVLVVCEVKTRREGPFEHPMAAVTPQKAERLRDLAERWIQTHGGAPPGGVRIDVVGVLLPVRGAAVVEHVRGVA, encoded by the coding sequence GTGATCGTTGGCGCCGGAGGTGGTGCCGACATGAACGCACGCAGTGCGATGGGCAGGTACGGAGAGACTCTGGCGGCCCGGCGGCTGGCGGAGACCGGACTGACGGTCCTGGAGCGCAACTGGCGCTCGGGCCGGGCCGGTGAGATCGACATCGTGGCCAGGGACGGGGACGTCCTGGTCGTCTGCGAGGTGAAGACCCGCAGAGAGGGTCCCTTCGAGCATCCGATGGCCGCCGTGACCCCACAGAAGGCGGAGCGGCTGCGGGACCTCGCCGAGCGGTGGATCCAGACACACGGGGGCGCACCGCCCGGCGGGGTCCGCATCGACGTGGTCGGAGTGCTGCTGCCGGTTCGCGGCGCGGCCGTGGTCGAGCACGTGCGGGGGGTGGCCTGA
- a CDS encoding DUF2469 domain-containing protein: protein MSAEDLEKYETEMELKLYREYRDVVGLFKYVIETERRFYLTNDYEMQVHSVQGEVFFEVSMADAWVWDMYRPARFVKQVRVLTFKDVNIEELNKSDLELPSG, encoded by the coding sequence ATGAGCGCCGAGGACCTCGAGAAGTACGAGACCGAGATGGAGCTGAAGCTCTACCGGGAGTACCGCGATGTCGTCGGTCTGTTCAAATACGTGATCGAGACCGAGCGGCGCTTCTACCTGACCAACGACTACGAGATGCAGGTGCACTCGGTCCAGGGTGAGGTTTTCTTCGAGGTGTCCATGGCGGACGCCTGGGTGTGGGACATGTACCGGCCGGCGCGGTTCGTGAAGCAGGTCCGGGTCCTCACGTTCAAGGATGTGAACATCGAGGAGCTGAACAAGAGCGATCTCGAACTGCCGAGCGGGTGA